A single region of the Musa acuminata AAA Group cultivar baxijiao chromosome BXJ1-11, Cavendish_Baxijiao_AAA, whole genome shotgun sequence genome encodes:
- the LOC135596553 gene encoding 14 kDa proline-rich protein DC2.15-like, producing the protein MATSKLSPSLALFLTLSLLFVNLVTPCGNCCIEPPHKCHHKPPKHGPSPPPRPPSPGPGARCPRDALKLGVCANVLGGLLNITLGTPPKEPCCTLLQGLADLEAAVCLCTALKGNVLGLVLNLPISLSLLLNYCGKEVPTGFLCY; encoded by the coding sequence ATGGCGACGTCGAAGCTCTCACCATCGCTTGCTCTCTTCCTAACCCTCAGCCTACTCTTCGTCAACCTCGTCACGCCCTGCGGGAACTGCTGCATCGAACCTCCACACAAGTGCCACCACAAGCCACCCAAGCATGGCCCTTCTCCGCCACCAAGGCCGCCGAGCCCCGGCCCCGGGGCCAGGTGCCCCCGGGACGCGCTCAAGCTCGGCGTCTGCGCCAATGTTCTCGGTGGCTTGCTAAACATAACGCTCGGCACGCCACCAAAGGAGCCATGCTGCACTCTGCTGCAAGGCCTCGCAGACCTCGAGGCCGCCGTGTGTCTTTGCACCGCCCTCAAGGGCAACGTCCTGGGCCTCGTCCTTAATCTCCCCATCAGCCTCAGCTTGCTCCTCAACTACTGCGGCAAGGAGGTGCCCACTGGCTTCCTCTGCTATTAG